One segment of Clostridium ljungdahlii DSM 13528 DNA contains the following:
- a CDS encoding Stp1/IreP family PP2C-type Ser/Thr phosphatase yields MVGILSDVGKVRKLNEDFVDFYNGKNFNLYVIADGMGGHNAGEVASKIAVETTISYMKSNETSNMEEDLLKAVSVANDKIYELSISNSQFGGMGTTITVCLVKDKDMIVANVGDSSCYVVKYDGITKVTKDHSLVQQLVDEGSITEEEAAIHPNKNIITRALGTNKSVKVDIFKVNLEDVNRVIMCTDGLSNGVNMNEMYDIIMNNNNEDACKQLIELSKLRGGKDNISVIVFEGECKK; encoded by the coding sequence ATGGTGGGGATCTTATCAGATGTAGGTAAGGTAAGAAAGCTAAATGAAGATTTTGTAGATTTCTATAATGGTAAAAATTTTAACTTATATGTAATAGCAGATGGAATGGGTGGACACAATGCAGGAGAGGTAGCCAGCAAGATTGCTGTGGAAACAACCATTTCTTACATGAAATCAAATGAAACATCAAATATGGAGGAAGATTTATTAAAAGCTGTAAGTGTAGCAAATGATAAAATTTATGAACTTTCTATTAGCAACAGTCAATTTGGTGGAATGGGGACAACTATAACAGTCTGCCTTGTAAAAGATAAAGATATGATAGTAGCAAATGTAGGGGATAGTAGTTGCTATGTTGTAAAATATGATGGTATAACAAAAGTGACTAAAGATCACTCTTTAGTACAACAACTGGTGGATGAAGGTAGTATAACTGAAGAAGAAGCTGCAATTCATCCTAACAAAAATATAATAACAAGAGCGCTTGGAACTAATAAGTCTGTAAAAGTAGATATATTTAAAGTAAATTTAGAAGATGTAAATAGAGTAATAATGTGTACTGACGGGCTATCTAATGGAGTAAATATGAACGAAATGTATGATATAATAATGAATAACAATAACGAAGATGCTTGCAAGCAGCTAATAGAACTAAGTAAGCTTAGAGGTGGAAAGGATAATATATCAGTTATTGTATTTGAAGGAGAGTGTAAAAAATGA
- the rpmB gene encoding 50S ribosomal protein L28, with product MSKKCEICGKGVVFGVQYSHSHRQSKRTWTPNVRKVKAIVNGTPKTIHVCSRCLRSGKVQRAI from the coding sequence ATGTCAAAGAAGTGTGAAATATGTGGAAAAGGTGTAGTATTTGGAGTACAATACAGCCACTCCCACCGTCAATCTAAAAGGACTTGGACTCCAAACGTAAGAAAAGTTAAAGCTATAGTTAATGGAACACCAAAAACTATACATGTTTGTTCAAGATGCCTTCGTTCAGGAAAGGTTCAGCGTGCTATATAA
- a CDS encoding Asp23/Gls24 family envelope stress response protein, which yields MIASIAGENGYIDYSEEVVANIVGLSTMECYGVVGMASKNAKDGFWELIKGGSFNKGVRVRSQNNELIIELYIIVEYGTKISVISNSIIQRIKYNVENYTGLKVSTITVNVQGVRV from the coding sequence ATGATAGCTAGTATTGCTGGAGAAAATGGGTATATTGACTATTCGGAAGAAGTAGTTGCAAACATAGTTGGGTTATCAACTATGGAATGCTATGGAGTAGTGGGTATGGCTTCCAAAAACGCAAAAGATGGCTTTTGGGAATTAATAAAAGGTGGAAGTTTTAATAAAGGAGTAAGGGTTCGTTCTCAAAATAATGAACTTATAATAGAGCTATATATAATAGTGGAATATGGAACAAAAATATCAGTGATTTCAAATAGTATAATACAGAGGATAAAGTATAATGTAGAAAACTACACAGGACTCAAAGTATCAACTATTACAGTAAATGTTCAAGGTGTTAGAGTCTAG
- the rsmD gene encoding 16S rRNA (guanine(966)-N(2))-methyltransferase RsmD: MRIIAGLARGRKLMSPNGYNITRPTLDRVKEAMFNIIQNRVYGSKVLDVFAGTGSLGLEAASRGAEKCYLVDRSSDTFYFLDKNVENLGFSNICKTINKDSYEALQELSRKNLMFDIIFIDPPYKKDMIPPAVEIIESKNLLQKDGIIVTKIDTSEEIYQGNINIVLMDHRKYGKTTVCFYKYKED, from the coding sequence ATGAGAATAATTGCAGGTCTTGCCAGAGGAAGAAAATTAATGTCTCCTAATGGGTATAATATTACGAGACCTACTTTAGATAGAGTTAAGGAAGCCATGTTTAATATAATTCAGAATAGAGTCTATGGTTCGAAAGTATTAGACGTATTTGCAGGTACAGGGAGCTTAGGACTTGAAGCTGCAAGCCGTGGCGCAGAAAAATGTTATTTAGTTGACAGAAGTAGTGACACTTTTTACTTTTTAGACAAAAATGTGGAGAATTTAGGATTTTCTAATATATGTAAAACTATTAATAAGGATTCTTATGAAGCCTTACAGGAACTTTCAAGAAAAAATTTGATGTTCGACATAATATTTATTGATCCACCTTATAAAAAGGATATGATTCCACCAGCTGTAGAGATAATTGAAAGTAAAAACCTACTGCAAAAAGATGGAATTATAGTTACTAAAATTGATACCAGTGAAGAAATATATCAAGGAAATATTAATATAGTTTTAATGGATCATAGAAAATATGGAAAAACTACGGTATGCTTTTATAAATATAAGGAGGATTAA
- the recG gene encoding ATP-dependent DNA helicase RecG has protein sequence MKLSEDIGSLKGVGKVTCKNLNRCCIFNILDLLLYFPRDYDIISSCSDLKGNTEGKVMIDCKVNSIERDIRTRTGKIISTIVFENRNGLFKAKWFNQPYVKKKFKIDAEYRIAGKIQHYRGNSVITNPKVVNINSNSKIEEKILPIYPLKSGITNNTFIKLISYVLTKVSIDENLPKWIITKYKLCSLDKAIRIIHNPVNFRELREGKKRLKFQELFTYSLKILMLKEYFGKNKKGVAFKIAPELIELKNKLPYKLTKAQNKVIREILIDEKREVPMNRLLQGDVGSGKTVVALISIFNVVKNGYQAVLMAPTEILAQQHYEEAMKLLEGFDVEIELLCGSVTPKNKDEIKEKLKMGEIDIIIGTHALIEDNVEFKNIGIVVTDEQHRFGVIQRSKLVNKGDHVDTLIMTATPIPRTLSLYLYGDLNVSTIDELPPGRQKIDTYYRDKNSRDKVYKFALEEIKRGRQVYVVCPLVEENEELDLSSVEDIYEELKEKYFKNIQIDILYGKMQPKLKEEKMNKFKNGEIKVIISTTVIEVGINVPNATVMIIENAERFGLAQLHQLRGRVGRGSYKSYCILIADIKNDIIRKRMEIMRSSNDGFFIAEQDLKIRGSGEIFGFRQHGEDELVFSNLVEDINILKEANREAKRLLASRDEEDIRIKEEILNNLERTSKFISFN, from the coding sequence GTGAAGCTAAGTGAGGATATCGGATCTTTAAAAGGAGTAGGTAAGGTAACTTGTAAAAACTTAAACAGATGTTGTATATTCAACATACTTGACTTGCTCTTATATTTTCCAAGAGATTATGATATTATTTCTAGTTGCAGTGATTTAAAAGGGAACACAGAAGGAAAGGTCATGATAGATTGTAAGGTTAATTCGATAGAAAGAGATATAAGGACTAGGACTGGTAAAATAATCTCTACAATTGTTTTTGAAAATAGAAATGGACTTTTTAAGGCAAAATGGTTTAATCAACCTTATGTGAAAAAGAAGTTTAAGATAGATGCTGAATATAGAATAGCAGGTAAAATCCAACATTACAGAGGAAACAGTGTTATAACAAATCCTAAAGTGGTAAATATTAATTCAAATAGCAAAATTGAAGAAAAAATACTTCCTATATACCCTTTAAAGTCAGGAATAACTAACAATACATTTATAAAACTTATATCTTATGTACTTACTAAAGTGAGTATAGATGAAAATTTACCTAAGTGGATAATTACAAAATATAAGCTCTGTAGTTTGGATAAAGCTATAAGGATAATACATAATCCAGTTAATTTTAGAGAATTGAGAGAAGGGAAAAAGAGACTTAAATTTCAGGAACTTTTTACTTACTCTCTAAAAATTTTGATGTTAAAAGAGTATTTTGGGAAAAATAAAAAAGGGGTAGCCTTTAAAATAGCTCCAGAGTTAATAGAACTAAAGAATAAATTACCATATAAACTTACAAAAGCTCAAAATAAAGTTATAAGAGAAATACTTATAGATGAAAAAAGAGAGGTTCCTATGAATAGGCTGCTGCAAGGAGATGTAGGAAGTGGGAAGACTGTAGTGGCGTTAATATCTATTTTTAATGTAGTAAAGAACGGTTATCAAGCAGTTCTAATGGCCCCCACCGAAATATTGGCACAGCAGCACTATGAAGAAGCTATGAAGCTTTTAGAGGGTTTTGACGTAGAAATAGAACTATTGTGTGGAAGTGTTACCCCAAAAAATAAAGATGAAATAAAAGAAAAATTAAAAATGGGTGAAATAGATATTATAATAGGAACCCATGCTTTAATTGAAGATAATGTGGAGTTTAAAAATATAGGAATAGTAGTTACAGATGAGCAGCATAGATTTGGAGTGATACAGAGAAGTAAACTTGTAAATAAGGGAGATCATGTAGATACTCTTATTATGACAGCTACGCCTATTCCAAGAACTTTGAGTTTGTATTTATATGGTGATTTAAATGTATCAACTATAGATGAACTTCCTCCAGGAAGGCAGAAGATAGATACTTATTACAGAGATAAAAATTCAAGAGACAAAGTTTATAAATTTGCTTTGGAGGAAATAAAGAGGGGAAGACAAGTATATGTAGTATGTCCTCTTGTAGAGGAAAACGAGGAGTTAGATTTAAGTTCTGTAGAAGATATATATGAGGAATTAAAAGAGAAATATTTTAAAAACATACAGATAGATATACTGTATGGAAAAATGCAGCCGAAACTTAAAGAAGAAAAGATGAATAAATTTAAAAATGGCGAGATAAAAGTTATAATTTCAACTACGGTTATAGAAGTAGGCATAAATGTGCCAAATGCTACGGTTATGATAATAGAAAATGCAGAGAGATTTGGGCTTGCACAGCTGCATCAGTTGAGGGGAAGAGTAGGAAGAGGCTCTTATAAATCATATTGCATTTTGATTGCAGATATTAAAAATGACATAATAAGAAAAAGAATGGAGATAATGAGAAGCAGTAATGATGGATTTTTTATTGCAGAGCAAGATCTGAAGATAAGGGGTTCAGGAGAAATTTTTGGATTTAGGCAGCACGGGGAAGATGAACTTGTTTTCTCTAATCTAGTAGAGGATATAAATATACTTAAAGAAGCTAATAGGGAAGCTAAAAGACTTTTAGCAAGTAGAGATGAGGAAGATATAAGAATAAAAGAAGAAATATTAAATAATTTAGAAAGAACTTCAAAATTTATAAGTTTTAATTAA
- the rpe gene encoding ribulose-phosphate 3-epimerase, with protein sequence MIRIAPSILSADFSKLGEDIKSLDKYGADLIHIDVMDGNFVPNISFGVPIIKSIRPLTKLPFDVHLMIEEPSRYVEDFVKAGADIITVHFEADRHIDRTINYIKSFGVKAAVALNPATLVDNIKYLIPYLDMVLIMSVNPGFGGQKYIEYCSDKLKYIKELSSKCNKNLMIEVDGGVSKGNIAKIVDSGANVIVAGSAVFKGGNIEENIRLLRGEI encoded by the coding sequence ATGATAAGAATAGCACCTTCAATATTATCTGCAGATTTTTCAAAATTAGGGGAAGATATAAAAAGTCTGGACAAATATGGGGCCGATTTAATTCATATAGACGTAATGGATGGAAATTTTGTACCGAATATATCTTTTGGAGTACCTATTATTAAAAGCATAAGGCCTCTTACAAAGTTGCCTTTTGACGTACATTTAATGATAGAAGAACCTTCAAGATATGTGGAGGATTTTGTAAAAGCAGGAGCAGATATTATAACAGTTCATTTCGAGGCGGATAGGCATATAGATAGAACTATAAATTATATAAAAAGTTTTGGGGTAAAAGCTGCAGTTGCACTGAACCCAGCTACCTTAGTAGATAATATAAAGTACTTAATACCTTATTTAGACATGGTTCTCATAATGTCTGTAAATCCAGGATTTGGAGGACAAAAATATATAGAGTATTGTTCTGATAAACTTAAGTACATAAAAGAATTAAGCAGTAAATGTAACAAAAATTTAATGATAGAGGTAGACGGCGGTGTTTCAAAGGGCAATATAGCAAAAATAGTAGATAGCGGTGCTAATGTAATAGTAGCGGGTTCTGCTGTATTTAAGGGTGGAAATATAGAAGAGAACATAAGATTATTAAGAGGGGAAATTTAA
- the coaD gene encoding pantetheine-phosphate adenylyltransferase → MKTAVYPGSFDPITNGHLDIINRASKVFDHLIVGVLINPEKQGLFNIEERVKLIQKVVKDIPNVKVESFSGLLIDFMKKNDIQVIVKGLRAVSDFEYEFQMSLMNKKLDSDKETVFMMTSAMNSYLSSSSVKQVAMFGGCIKGLVPEEIRFDIINKINRVYKKC, encoded by the coding sequence ATGAAGACTGCGGTATATCCCGGAAGTTTTGATCCAATAACCAATGGGCATTTAGACATAATAAATAGGGCATCTAAAGTATTTGATCATTTGATAGTTGGAGTACTAATTAATCCTGAAAAACAGGGCCTATTTAATATTGAAGAAAGAGTAAAATTAATTCAAAAGGTAGTGAAAGATATACCTAATGTAAAAGTTGAAAGCTTTAGCGGTCTGTTAATAGATTTTATGAAAAAAAATGACATTCAAGTTATAGTAAAAGGACTGAGAGCAGTATCAGATTTTGAATATGAATTTCAGATGTCTCTTATGAATAAAAAGCTAGATTCTGATAAAGAGACAGTATTTATGATGACTAGTGCCATGAATTCCTATTTGAGCTCATCCTCGGTAAAGCAAGTTGCTATGTTTGGGGGATGTATTAAAGGTTTAGTACCTGAAGAAATAAGGTTTGATATTATAAACAAGATTAATAGAGTTTATAAAAAGTGCTAA
- the pknB gene encoding Stk1 family PASTA domain-containing Ser/Thr kinase: protein MIGTMLGNRYELLEKIGEGGMAIVYRAKDHLLSRNVAVKILKEEFSSDGEFVEKFKREAAAAASLSDNNIVNIYDVGTQKDINYIVMECVIGKTLKQVIKEEKKIPPARAVEVAIQIAKALKCAHKNNIIHRDIKPHNILVTEDGIVKVTDFGIAKASDSVTITNSNKIMGSAHYFSPEQAKGSFVDFRTDIYSLGIVMYEMVTGRVPYDAESPVSIALKHIQEPVVPPNQLNENIPDSLNRLILKAVEKEPIRRYQTMEDMLVDLKKIENNQKINLSDDDLSGDMTRIMDPVDVNNAYKNEDDYDDEVEPARKPVKLNLDPKKKKRILTTAIGVLVVVIGIISGYIWYNKVYSSGDITVPSIVGMKQDDAKQLVESKKLNFVIGGKEKSDKPEGTVIDCFPKSGTKVKSNSDVRVIISSGSDSLTVPNLVGVDFATAKDIISNSGLTLGNVSYRHSDDVAEGDVISQDPTADSKAQNGTKVNLVVSKGADAKYVTVPDVSGKNIEEAASIMAGSGLKVSRNPVATSDKSQSGVVTSQSIGGSQQVKEGTTVSLTYYEYKETQNDQSSNLGTPTGGKSTGSSGQSKDGSDTGSGSGSSGSKSDNGSGTGSSSSDGGTGNNGNTNTGGTGNSDKTN from the coding sequence ATGATAGGGACTATGCTAGGGAATAGATATGAGTTGCTTGAAAAAATAGGAGAGGGAGGTATGGCTATTGTTTATAGGGCCAAAGACCACCTCTTGAGCAGAAACGTAGCTGTTAAAATTCTCAAAGAAGAATTTTCAAGTGATGGAGAATTTGTAGAGAAATTTAAAAGGGAAGCAGCAGCAGCAGCAAGTCTTTCAGATAATAATATAGTGAACATATATGATGTAGGTACACAGAAGGATATAAACTACATAGTAATGGAATGTGTTATTGGAAAGACTTTAAAACAAGTAATAAAAGAAGAAAAGAAAATACCTCCTGCAAGGGCAGTAGAAGTAGCTATTCAAATAGCTAAAGCTTTGAAATGTGCCCATAAGAATAATATTATACATAGAGATATAAAACCTCATAATATTCTTGTGACAGAAGATGGTATAGTAAAAGTAACGGACTTTGGTATAGCCAAAGCCTCGGATTCAGTTACAATAACTAATTCTAATAAGATAATGGGTTCTGCACACTACTTTTCCCCAGAACAAGCAAAAGGAAGCTTTGTAGACTTTAGAACAGATATTTACTCCCTTGGCATAGTTATGTATGAAATGGTTACAGGACGTGTTCCCTATGATGCAGAAAGTCCTGTATCAATAGCACTAAAACATATACAAGAACCTGTAGTTCCACCAAATCAGTTAAATGAAAATATACCAGATAGTTTAAATAGACTTATTCTGAAAGCTGTGGAAAAAGAGCCTATAAGAAGATATCAGACAATGGAAGATATGTTAGTGGATTTGAAAAAGATAGAAAATAATCAAAAAATCAATTTGTCAGATGATGACTTAAGTGGTGATATGACTAGGATAATGGATCCTGTAGATGTAAACAATGCTTATAAAAATGAGGACGATTATGATGATGAAGTAGAGCCAGCAAGAAAACCAGTTAAATTAAACTTAGACCCTAAAAAGAAAAAGAGAATATTGACCACCGCAATAGGTGTTCTTGTAGTTGTAATAGGTATAATTTCAGGATATATTTGGTATAACAAGGTATATAGCAGCGGAGACATAACTGTGCCGAGTATTGTAGGCATGAAACAGGATGATGCCAAACAGTTAGTAGAAAGCAAAAAGCTTAATTTTGTAATAGGTGGCAAAGAAAAAAGTGACAAACCAGAAGGAACAGTAATAGATTGTTTTCCTAAATCAGGAACAAAGGTAAAATCAAACTCAGATGTAAGGGTAATTATAAGCAGTGGATCTGATTCACTGACTGTTCCAAATTTGGTTGGGGTAGATTTTGCTACTGCAAAGGATATTATATCAAACAGTGGGCTTACTTTGGGAAATGTATCTTACAGACACAGTGACGATGTAGCAGAAGGAGATGTTATAAGCCAAGATCCTACAGCAGATAGTAAAGCTCAAAATGGTACAAAAGTAAATCTTGTGGTAAGTAAGGGAGCAGATGCAAAATATGTAACAGTACCAGATGTTTCAGGCAAAAACATAGAAGAAGCAGCTTCTATAATGGCAGGTTCAGGACTTAAGGTTTCTAGAAATCCAGTAGCTACTTCAGATAAATCTCAGAGTGGAGTTGTAACAAGCCAAAGCATAGGAGGATCACAGCAAGTTAAAGAAGGTACTACGGTAAGCTTAACTTATTATGAATATAAAGAAACTCAAAATGATCAAAGTAGTAATTTAGGAACCCCAACTGGAGGAAAAAGCACTGGAAGCAGCGGACAAAGTAAGGATGGAAGCGATACAGGAAGCGGAAGCGGGTCTAGCGGAAGTAAATCTGATAATGGAAGCGGCACAGGCAGTTCTTCTTCTGATGGAGGTACAGGAAACAATGGAAATACAAATACGGGTGGTACAGGAAATTCAGATAAAACAAATTAG
- a CDS encoding DAK2 domain-containing protein — translation MEYLNIDGHHFYNMVVNASNKLENQKDFVNSLNVFPVPDGDTGTNMSMTFKSAVLEVSNSKDSSIESISKQLARGALMGARGNSGVILSQIFRGIAKGLQGKKQVNSEEFANSLQEGAKSAYKAVMRPTEGTILTVIRAAGESAVKSSKEDITELLQDVCSYSRTILNKTPDMLPVLKKAKVVDAGGMGLLIILQGMQEVLRDGKENVVVEEAHDKEVKSAVKDLGQQDIKYGYCTEFFIHSKGTCINEFKKKLETIGDSMVVVDDEDIIKVHIHTNDPGWILSEAIKLGELSKIKVDNMREQHRHLLSIENFEENSDEDKAYDSEKLSYEEKTESQKYALISVAMGDGIKSIFEDLGVDYVIEGGQTMNPSTEDILNCINKVNAKNIIILPNNKNIIMSANQAKEISNKNVKIVPSKTIPQGITAITSFNSDMDIDENISTMERALTTVTTGSVTYAVRDTEIDDISIKKGDILGLIDGKIEQVGKDIFEVCGELLNHMIKEDSELISIYYGIDCEEEKVKHFVEEIEKKYTEMDVQCYSGKQPLYYFIVSVE, via the coding sequence ATGGAATACTTAAATATAGATGGACATCACTTTTACAACATGGTTGTAAATGCTAGCAATAAACTCGAGAATCAAAAAGATTTTGTTAACTCATTAAATGTGTTTCCTGTTCCCGATGGTGATACGGGAACTAATATGTCTATGACCTTTAAAAGTGCAGTACTTGAGGTAAGTAATTCTAAAGATAGCTCTATAGAAAGTATCTCTAAACAATTAGCAAGAGGTGCGCTTATGGGGGCAAGAGGAAATTCAGGGGTAATACTGTCTCAGATATTTAGAGGAATAGCAAAAGGTCTTCAGGGAAAAAAGCAGGTAAATTCAGAAGAATTTGCAAATAGCTTACAAGAGGGAGCAAAATCTGCTTATAAAGCTGTTATGCGTCCTACAGAAGGGACCATATTAACTGTTATAAGAGCTGCTGGCGAAAGTGCTGTTAAGTCCAGTAAAGAGGATATAACTGAGTTACTTCAAGATGTATGTAGTTATAGTAGAACTATATTGAATAAAACGCCTGACATGCTTCCTGTTCTAAAAAAAGCAAAAGTAGTAGATGCAGGTGGAATGGGCCTTCTAATAATACTTCAAGGAATGCAGGAAGTTTTAAGGGATGGTAAGGAAAATGTAGTTGTAGAAGAGGCTCACGATAAAGAAGTTAAATCTGCAGTTAAAGATTTAGGACAGCAGGATATAAAATATGGATATTGCACAGAATTCTTTATCCATTCTAAAGGAACTTGTATAAATGAATTTAAGAAAAAGTTAGAGACCATAGGAGATTCTATGGTAGTGGTGGATGATGAAGATATAATTAAGGTGCACATTCACACAAATGATCCAGGATGGATTCTTTCAGAGGCAATTAAGCTAGGGGAACTGTCAAAAATAAAAGTAGATAATATGAGAGAACAGCACAGACATCTTTTAAGTATAGAAAATTTTGAGGAAAATTCTGATGAAGATAAGGCTTATGATAGTGAGAAACTTAGTTATGAAGAAAAAACTGAGTCACAAAAGTATGCACTTATTTCAGTAGCTATGGGAGATGGAATTAAGAGTATATTTGAGGACTTGGGAGTAGATTACGTAATAGAAGGCGGACAGACCATGAATCCCAGTACTGAAGATATATTGAATTGTATAAATAAAGTAAATGCTAAAAATATAATTATATTGCCTAATAATAAAAATATAATTATGTCTGCTAATCAGGCAAAAGAAATATCCAATAAAAATGTAAAGATTGTGCCTAGTAAGACAATACCACAAGGTATTACGGCAATAACATCATTTAATTCAGATATGGATATAGATGAAAATATAAGTACTATGGAAAGGGCACTAACTACAGTGACTACTGGTTCTGTGACCTATGCGGTTAGAGATACAGAAATAGATGATATAAGCATAAAAAAGGGAGATATATTAGGACTTATTGATGGAAAGATAGAGCAAGTTGGAAAGGACATTTTTGAAGTTTGTGGCGAGCTTTTAAACCATATGATAAAAGAAGATAGTGAACTTATAAGTATATATTATGGTATAGATTGTGAAGAAGAAAAAGTAAAGCATTTTGTAGAAGAAATTGAGAAGAAGTATACTGAAATGGACGTACAATGTTATAGTGGAAAACAGCCTTTATACTATTTTATAGTTTCTGTTGAATAA
- a CDS encoding thiamine diphosphokinase: MKAIIVSGGSAPSRKLIEEEIDEDSILICADGGANCLYEYKIIPDYLIGDFDSIDKNVLTFFKSKKCSIDTYPRAKDFTDTEIAVEKSLELEVDQIVMLACTGSRIDHVLANLGMLLKCNRSGVKAYIKDEHNIIELLCKTTTIKGYPGETFSLHAYCNVVKNLNIIGARYKLSNYDLALGDARTVSNEFIEEEARIVFDSGMLLCMHSKD, translated from the coding sequence ATGAAAGCAATCATAGTATCTGGGGGCAGTGCTCCATCTAGAAAATTAATTGAAGAGGAAATTGATGAAGATTCTATTTTGATTTGTGCAGATGGAGGGGCAAATTGTCTCTATGAGTATAAAATTATACCGGATTATTTAATTGGAGATTTTGACTCTATAGACAAGAATGTTTTAACGTTTTTTAAAAGTAAAAAATGTTCTATAGATACATATCCTAGGGCTAAGGATTTTACGGATACTGAAATTGCAGTAGAAAAGTCCCTGGAATTAGAAGTAGACCAGATAGTAATGCTTGCATGTACTGGAAGCAGGATAGACCATGTTTTAGCCAACTTAGGTATGCTTTTAAAATGTAACCGCAGTGGAGTGAAGGCATATATAAAGGATGAACATAATATTATTGAATTATTATGCAAGACAACGACAATAAAAGGATATCCTGGAGAGACCTTTTCCCTCCATGCCTACTGCAATGTAGTCAAAAATTTAAATATAATAGGTGCTAGATATAAGTTAAGTAATTATGATTTGGCTTTAGGTGATGCAAGGACAGTATCTAATGAATTTATTGAAGAGGAAGCCCGTATAGTGTTTGATAGCGGTATGCTTTTGTGTATGCACAGTAAGGATTGA
- the rsgA gene encoding ribosome small subunit-dependent GTPase A, which produces MQGTIVKGIGGFYYIKTDNGVIECKARGKFRHNSLSPMVGDKVDIALEKEQGVINRIYSRKTKLKRPAVANVTQALVVFAFNRPEINEDLLNRFLISCELNNLKIVVCFNKLDLAEEKEKSDIANTMKKIGYDVIFLTAKENCGIDKIKEKLKGNITVLCGPSGVGKSTILNAISGKEIMETGEISQKLKRGKHTTRHSELIELEEGLIVDTPGFSSLDISDISEEKLQYCFPEFTDLIGKCKFTGCFHYKEPNCAIKASVEDGKIDRKRYEFYIKVLNEIISKKKY; this is translated from the coding sequence ATGCAGGGAACTATAGTTAAGGGTATAGGAGGATTTTATTATATAAAAACAGATAATGGGGTAATTGAATGTAAGGCAAGGGGAAAGTTTAGGCATAATTCACTTTCCCCTATGGTAGGAGATAAAGTTGATATTGCACTAGAAAAAGAGCAGGGAGTTATTAATAGAATCTATTCTAGAAAAACTAAATTGAAGAGACCTGCTGTAGCTAATGTAACCCAGGCACTGGTAGTTTTTGCATTTAACCGTCCTGAAATAAATGAAGATCTATTAAATAGATTTCTTATAAGCTGTGAATTGAATAATTTGAAAATAGTAGTTTGCTTTAATAAGCTGGATTTAGCAGAAGAAAAGGAAAAATCCGATATAGCCAATACTATGAAAAAAATAGGCTATGACGTAATATTTTTAACGGCAAAAGAGAATTGTGGAATTGATAAAATTAAAGAAAAGCTTAAAGGAAATATTACGGTATTGTGTGGTCCATCGGGAGTTGGAAAATCTACTATTTTAAATGCCATTTCAGGAAAAGAGATTATGGAAACGGGTGAGATAAGTCAAAAATTGAAGAGAGGAAAACACACTACAAGACATAGTGAGCTAATAGAATTGGAAGAAGGGCTTATAGTGGATACTCCGGGATTTTCCTCTCTGGATATATCTGATATATCAGAGGAAAAACTTCAGTATTGTTTTCCAGAGTTTACTGACCTTATAGGGAAATGTAAATTTACAGGTTGTTTTCATTATAAAGAACCGAATTGTGCTATTAAAGCTTCTGTTGAAGATGGCAAAATAGATAGAAAAAGATATGAGTTTTACATTAAGGTTTTAAATGAAATTATAAGTAAAAAAAAGTATTGA